The Coriobacteriia bacterium genome has a window encoding:
- the rlmKL gene encoding bifunctional 23S rRNA (guanine(2069)-N(7))-methyltransferase RlmK/23S rRNA (guanine(2445)-N(2))-methyltransferase RlmL — MADELRALRCQRIRPLGGGVSFAGPLETAYRALLWSRVASRVLLTIARVSAATADALYAAVREIPWEDHLRADGTMAIDANGVNPELRNTQFTAVRVKDAIADRFVAQSGIRPSVDTNDPDVRINVVIHADKATISIDIAGSSLHRRGYREQGIQVEAPMKETLAAAILLLAEWPAIAKAGGALVDPLCGSGTLCIEGALIAGDVAPGITRARWGFERWLGHDEAAWQHVIAEADRRAEAGLAQMPPIEGYDYDPRAVDVARACVRRAGLAGKVLIERRELAELVPPAAYIAAAPVPGLVVANPPYGERIQARAGLPALYAELAERLRAGFDGWTLAVITPDAGLSAGVQMTPRRVVPLYNGKIESLVSIFTVGEVEAEAGSATGAGRGAATAIATGAPLTESQAAFSNRLRKVAKHTEKWARRTGVTCYRVYDADLPDYSVAIDVYDGSGANDGTRWVHVAEYAPPSGIDPDKAEQRLLDVLAVVPGVLGVEAQDVFLKTRERQRGTSQYERFSRKGVVGTVLEGGMTFEVNLSDYLDTGLFLDHRITRQWLRELAPGKRFLNLFAYTGTASVYAAAGGAASTTTVDMSTTYVEWSGRNLSRNGFSGPKHQLIRADVLGWVSAAQRGRERYDLIFCDPPTFSNSKRMSETWDVQRDHAALIV, encoded by the coding sequence GTGGCAGACGAGTTGCGAGCGCTGCGCTGCCAGCGCATCCGACCGCTGGGCGGCGGCGTCTCCTTCGCAGGACCGCTCGAGACCGCGTATCGCGCGCTGCTGTGGTCGCGCGTTGCATCTCGAGTGCTGCTCACCATCGCGCGCGTCTCGGCAGCCACGGCCGATGCTCTCTACGCCGCGGTTCGCGAGATTCCCTGGGAAGACCACCTGCGCGCGGACGGCACGATGGCCATCGACGCCAACGGCGTCAACCCCGAGCTGCGCAACACGCAGTTCACCGCAGTGCGCGTCAAAGATGCGATCGCCGACAGGTTCGTCGCGCAGAGCGGCATCCGCCCGAGCGTAGACACGAACGACCCCGACGTGCGGATCAACGTGGTCATCCACGCCGACAAGGCCACCATCTCAATCGATATCGCCGGCAGCTCGCTTCATCGGCGCGGCTACCGCGAGCAGGGAATTCAAGTCGAAGCGCCGATGAAGGAGACGCTCGCGGCGGCGATCCTATTGCTCGCGGAGTGGCCGGCGATCGCGAAGGCAGGTGGGGCGCTCGTCGATCCGCTGTGCGGCAGCGGCACGCTGTGCATCGAAGGCGCACTCATCGCCGGCGACGTCGCTCCCGGCATCACGCGAGCGCGCTGGGGCTTCGAGCGTTGGCTCGGGCACGATGAGGCCGCGTGGCAGCACGTGATCGCCGAGGCCGACCGTCGCGCCGAGGCCGGGCTGGCCCAGATGCCGCCGATCGAGGGCTACGACTACGATCCGCGCGCCGTTGACGTCGCGCGCGCCTGCGTTCGCCGAGCAGGGCTCGCGGGCAAGGTGCTCATCGAGCGCCGAGAGCTCGCCGAGCTCGTCCCGCCGGCGGCCTACATCGCGGCCGCGCCGGTCCCCGGACTCGTGGTCGCCAACCCGCCTTACGGCGAGCGCATCCAGGCGCGCGCTGGCCTGCCCGCCCTCTACGCCGAGCTGGCCGAGCGCCTGCGCGCCGGATTCGACGGCTGGACGCTTGCGGTCATCACGCCGGACGCGGGGCTCTCGGCGGGTGTGCAGATGACTCCGAGGCGCGTGGTGCCGCTCTACAACGGCAAGATCGAGTCGCTCGTCAGCATCTTCACGGTGGGCGAGGTCGAGGCCGAGGCCGGCAGCGCGACCGGTGCCGGCCGAGGTGCTGCCACCGCGATCGCCACGGGCGCCCCGCTGACTGAGTCGCAGGCCGCGTTCTCCAACCGGCTGCGCAAGGTCGCCAAGCACACCGAGAAGTGGGCGCGGCGCACCGGCGTGACCTGCTATCGCGTCTACGACGCCGACCTTCCCGACTACTCGGTCGCCATCGATGTCTACGACGGCTCGGGCGCCAACGATGGCACACGCTGGGTCCATGTCGCCGAGTACGCGCCCCCATCTGGCATCGACCCGGACAAGGCCGAGCAGCGCCTGCTCGACGTGCTGGCCGTCGTGCCGGGGGTTCTCGGCGTGGAGGCGCAGGACGTGTTCCTCAAGACGCGCGAGCGCCAGCGCGGGACCTCGCAGTACGAGCGCTTCTCGCGCAAGGGCGTAGTGGGCACTGTCCTGGAGGGCGGGATGACGTTCGAGGTCAACCTGTCGGACTATCTGGACACGGGGCTGTTCCTCGACCATCGCATCACGCGGCAGTGGCTGCGCGAGCTGGCTCCAGGCAAGCGCTTCCTCAACCTCTTCGCTTACACCGGCACGGCGAGCGTGTACGCCGCGGCCGGCGGGGCGGCATCGACCACCACCGTCGACATGTCGACGACCTACGTCGAGTGGTCCGGCCGCAACCTTTCGCGCAACGGCTTCTCGGGCCCGAAGCACCAGCTGATTCGCGCCGACGTGCTGGGCTGGGTCTCGGCGGCGCAAAGGGGGCGCGAGCGCTACGACCTGATCTTCTGCGACCCGCCCACGTTCTCCAACTCCAAGCGCATGAGCGAGACGTGGGACGTGCAGCGCGACCACGCGGCTCTGATCGT
- a CDS encoding cell wall-binding repeat-containing protein has protein sequence MHRTRSISIAVVAACIALAMLPTAAFAISRDVVLARGMAWVNYTRSVKGKKVTGVPYSQSKWALENGSPVPTSTPDPSIAGYRTDCSGFASLCWNLRDSKGRPYSESTSSFGAKGSKKYFQITKAQLVPGDMVLASAVWGAPGPHAIIFDGWVDAAQTQFWAMEQTSSSSHDGTILHARSWADAVARKFRPYRYADLDAPYSDVEENISAPDPYQSAAAACDAAYPVTGTVTVPTMVIASGAVQGDQVTAASLAGAAGGPVLLVSRTSLPASTTAEIKRLKPKHIYVLGSSDIINDAVVKAIAALGPTVTRLAGHTTIQVASSAIPYVVAEDVANKHAASAVYLSTAHSISDALAVAPVLAKTGRPLLFVDKDSMRSYTARALKATKIKRLILLGGTGSISAKQQKALGKLRYKVSRIAGANSSKTSLAIAAHALSLNVGFQWKSMGVTSTSSCVDSLAWAWSNGTAGFLYLTTPTKKLDSAVRSAAIVHRTFIGKARVYGGAGAVSDAARKTLATALRSGK, from the coding sequence ATGCATCGGACACGAAGCATCTCAATTGCCGTAGTCGCGGCGTGCATCGCACTTGCGATGCTCCCGACTGCGGCTTTCGCTATCTCTCGCGACGTCGTTCTGGCCCGTGGCATGGCGTGGGTCAACTACACCCGCTCGGTCAAGGGCAAGAAGGTCACGGGCGTCCCGTACAGCCAATCCAAGTGGGCGCTTGAGAACGGCTCGCCCGTTCCCACGAGCACTCCCGACCCGTCGATCGCCGGCTATCGCACAGACTGTTCGGGCTTCGCGTCGCTGTGTTGGAACCTGCGCGACTCCAAGGGCCGTCCGTACTCCGAGAGTACCAGCAGCTTTGGCGCGAAGGGATCCAAGAAGTACTTCCAGATCACCAAAGCCCAGCTCGTTCCGGGTGACATGGTGCTTGCTTCGGCCGTGTGGGGAGCTCCGGGCCCGCACGCGATCATCTTCGATGGCTGGGTCGACGCCGCCCAGACGCAGTTCTGGGCGATGGAGCAGACGTCATCGAGCTCACATGACGGGACGATCTTGCACGCGCGTTCGTGGGCCGATGCGGTCGCCCGCAAGTTTCGGCCGTACCGCTACGCCGATCTCGACGCGCCGTACTCCGACGTCGAAGAGAACATCTCGGCGCCCGACCCGTACCAGTCTGCCGCCGCCGCATGCGATGCGGCGTATCCCGTGACCGGGACGGTCACCGTGCCCACGATGGTGATCGCCAGCGGCGCGGTCCAAGGCGACCAGGTCACGGCGGCCTCGCTTGCCGGCGCTGCCGGCGGCCCCGTGCTGCTCGTCTCCAGAACCTCGCTTCCGGCCTCGACCACGGCGGAGATCAAGCGCCTCAAGCCTAAGCACATCTACGTGCTTGGCTCGAGCGACATCATCAACGACGCCGTCGTCAAGGCCATCGCGGCCCTGGGTCCGACTGTGACCCGACTGGCTGGGCACACCACGATCCAGGTTGCGTCAAGCGCGATCCCGTACGTCGTCGCCGAGGATGTCGCCAACAAGCACGCGGCCAGCGCCGTCTATCTGTCCACCGCGCACAGCATCTCCGATGCTCTGGCCGTCGCGCCGGTATTGGCCAAGACCGGCCGTCCGCTGCTATTCGTGGACAAGGACTCGATGCGCAGCTATACCGCTCGCGCACTGAAGGCCACCAAGATCAAGCGGCTCATCCTGCTCGGCGGGACAGGTTCGATCTCGGCCAAGCAGCAAAAGGCGCTGGGCAAGCTCCGCTACAAGGTCAGCCGCATTGCCGGCGCCAACTCGTCGAAGACCTCACTCGCGATCGCGGCTCACGCGCTGTCGCTCAACGTCGGCTTCCAGTGGAAGTCGATGGGCGTCACGTCCACGTCGTCGTGCGTCGACTCGTTGGCGTGGGCGTGGTCCAACGGCACCGCCGGCTTCCTGTACCTGACCACGCCAACGAAGAAGCTCGACAGCGCGGTGCGTAGCGCCGCGATCGTGCACCGCACCTTCATCGGCAAGGCGCGCGTCTACGGCGGCGCCGGAGCGGTCTCCGACGCAGCGCGCAAGACGCTGGCCACGGCGTTGAGATCCGGGAAGTGA
- a CDS encoding NYN domain-containing protein, with protein sequence MPDQAHSLAVFIDFENLALGLAPRRGGARAKKTEIVDMKRVLERLVEKGKVVSKRAYADWARFSEYTTQLHELGIDLMEIPERGITGKNSADIRLVVDAMELSYAKEHIDSFVIVSGDSDFTPLVLRLKENGKTVLGVGMKDSTSDLLAQNCDEFIYYEDIGGVAGAGAPPLGDKVPRAKKPAFTLLFDTIEALQRENVGNMHSSLIKDTMKRKQPQFSESSYGYRSFTQLLEDAQKLGFISLRRDERSGTYVVEGFSG encoded by the coding sequence ATGCCCGACCAGGCACATTCGCTCGCCGTCTTCATAGACTTCGAGAACCTTGCACTGGGACTTGCCCCTCGCCGCGGTGGTGCGCGCGCGAAGAAGACCGAGATCGTCGACATGAAGCGCGTGCTCGAGCGACTCGTAGAGAAGGGCAAGGTCGTCTCCAAGCGCGCGTACGCCGACTGGGCGCGGTTCTCGGAGTACACCACGCAACTTCACGAGCTGGGCATCGACCTGATGGAGATTCCCGAGCGCGGCATCACCGGCAAGAACTCGGCCGACATCCGGCTCGTGGTCGACGCGATGGAACTCTCGTATGCCAAAGAGCACATCGACAGCTTCGTGATCGTCTCCGGCGACTCGGACTTCACGCCGCTCGTGCTGCGCCTCAAGGAGAACGGCAAGACCGTTCTTGGCGTTGGGATGAAGGACTCTACGAGTGACCTGCTGGCGCAGAACTGCGACGAGTTCATCTACTACGAAGACATCGGTGGCGTCGCGGGCGCGGGCGCTCCGCCGCTGGGCGACAAGGTGCCGCGCGCCAAGAAGCCCGCGTTCACGCTGCTCTTCGACACCATCGAGGCGCTGCAACGCGAGAACGTGGGCAACATGCACTCGTCGCTGATCAAGGACACGATGAAGCGCAAGCAGCCGCAGTTCTCCGAGTCCAGCTACGGCTACCGCTCGTTCACGCAGCTGCTCGAAGACGCACAGAAGCTGGGATTCATCTCGCTTCGCAGGGACGAACGAAGTGGTACGTACGTAGTCGAGGGCTTTTCGGGATAG
- a CDS encoding RlpA-like double-psi beta-barrel domain-containing protein, translated as MTQVIGLALIMALGVTVVPAAAAPPSAASIAAAQAQAAAARAKLAQMRSKLDSGLSEYNSAAADLAKTRADIAENTKKLAAVKASLAAGQVSLDSQASFLYRTDGTGFVDVLLGSATFDEFASRLSVLQQIASKDAGLVESLKSDRAEAVGISALLADRESHQRAQVDKVTTQRASVQGEIDQEQAYLSSLSAQVQSMVAAQEKAANPPPSDTSSNSTPAPVKTSGKAAKPINSSGSKIALKLATVTGRSGSYWVMAKEASSYSPSGVKFSGNASEYGTNDNGTGTASGHPLNDQELTCAHPSLPFGTRIAVTHAGRRIIVVVTDRGPYSGGRVIDLTHRGAKLLGIDGVGEVKCEVVDPN; from the coding sequence ATGACCCAGGTGATCGGCCTCGCGCTGATCATGGCGCTGGGCGTTACGGTCGTTCCCGCGGCTGCCGCTCCACCCTCGGCGGCCAGCATCGCCGCAGCTCAAGCACAGGCTGCGGCCGCGCGCGCGAAGCTCGCCCAGATGCGCTCGAAGCTGGACTCCGGGCTCTCGGAGTACAACAGCGCCGCAGCCGACCTGGCCAAGACGCGTGCCGACATCGCCGAGAACACCAAGAAGCTTGCGGCGGTCAAAGCATCGCTGGCGGCGGGGCAGGTCAGCCTCGACTCGCAGGCGTCGTTCCTCTACCGCACCGACGGCACCGGCTTTGTCGACGTGCTGCTCGGCTCGGCGACGTTCGACGAGTTCGCGAGCCGGCTTTCGGTCCTACAGCAGATCGCGAGCAAGGACGCGGGCCTGGTCGAGTCGCTCAAGAGCGATCGAGCCGAGGCGGTTGGGATCAGTGCGCTACTCGCCGACCGCGAGTCGCATCAGCGAGCGCAGGTCGACAAGGTCACCACGCAACGCGCCAGCGTGCAGGGCGAGATCGACCAAGAGCAGGCGTACTTGAGCTCGCTCTCGGCGCAGGTCCAGTCGATGGTCGCCGCGCAGGAGAAGGCGGCAAACCCGCCACCGTCGGATACCAGTTCGAACTCGACCCCGGCGCCGGTCAAGACGTCGGGCAAAGCGGCCAAGCCGATCAACTCGTCCGGCAGCAAGATCGCTCTGAAGCTTGCGACCGTCACCGGTCGCAGCGGCAGCTACTGGGTTATGGCCAAGGAGGCCTCGTCGTACTCGCCGTCAGGCGTGAAGTTCTCGGGCAACGCGTCTGAGTACGGCACCAACGACAACGGAACCGGGACGGCAAGCGGGCACCCGCTCAACGACCAGGAGCTGACGTGCGCGCATCCGTCGCTGCCGTTCGGCACGCGGATAGCCGTCACGCACGCCGGGCGCCGCATCATCGTGGTCGTCACCGACCGCGGGCCCTACTCGGGCGGCCGAGTCATCGACCTGACCCACCGCGGCGCGAAGCTGCTGGGCATCGACGGCGTCGGCGAGGTCAAGTGCGAGGTCGTCGACCCGAACTAG
- a CDS encoding glutaredoxin family protein, which translates to MSEEGIGVIMYCRTWCGDCARARRWLDSHNIPYTEIDVEADPKARERAASHNDGRLHTPTFEIGDGVCVDFRPDKLTELLGIEQP; encoded by the coding sequence GTGAGCGAAGAGGGAATCGGCGTCATCATGTACTGCCGCACGTGGTGCGGGGACTGCGCTCGGGCGCGCCGTTGGCTCGACTCGCACAACATCCCTTACACCGAGATCGACGTCGAAGCCGACCCCAAGGCCCGCGAGCGCGCTGCGAGCCACAACGACGGCCGCCTGCACACGCCCACGTTCGAGATTGGCGACGGCGTCTGCGTCGACTTCCGGCCGGACAAGCTCACCGAGCTGCTCGGCATCGAACAGCCCTAG
- a CDS encoding NAD(P)-dependent oxidoreductase: MTDLAATKPTVAFIGTGVMGAPMAGHLMDAGYPLVVFNRTKSRADALVARGATWADSPGEAAVHSDVVVTMVGYPADVEAVYLAPGGIVERARDGAVLLDMTTSSPALAERVSAAAASRGIVALDAPVSGGDVGAKNATLTIMVGGEAAAYERIEPLLRVMGANVVLQGGPGAGQHTKMANQVAIAGSMLATVESLGYAQAAGLDPRRVLESIGAGSAASWSLANLAPRILDGNFGPGFYVKHFVKDLRIALASAEESGIDLPGCALAKQLYEHLEANGGQNLGTQALWLLYSDAATREAAGVGGSATTLSATVRTDA, translated from the coding sequence GTGACCGACCTCGCCGCCACCAAACCAACCGTCGCATTCATCGGCACCGGGGTCATGGGCGCGCCCATGGCCGGACACCTGATGGACGCCGGCTATCCGCTCGTCGTCTTCAACCGCACGAAGTCGCGCGCGGACGCGCTCGTTGCACGTGGTGCGACGTGGGCCGACAGTCCCGGCGAGGCGGCCGTGCATTCCGATGTCGTCGTGACGATGGTTGGCTATCCCGCCGACGTCGAGGCGGTCTACCTGGCTCCCGGCGGCATCGTGGAGCGCGCCCGCGACGGTGCGGTACTGCTCGACATGACCACGTCTTCACCGGCGCTCGCCGAGCGGGTCTCGGCGGCAGCGGCCTCACGCGGGATTGTGGCGCTCGACGCGCCCGTCTCGGGCGGAGATGTAGGTGCCAAGAACGCGACGCTCACCATCATGGTGGGCGGTGAGGCCGCGGCGTACGAGCGGATCGAGCCGCTGCTGCGTGTGATGGGCGCCAACGTGGTGCTGCAGGGAGGACCTGGCGCGGGCCAGCACACCAAGATGGCCAACCAGGTCGCCATCGCTGGCTCGATGCTCGCGACCGTCGAGTCGTTGGGGTACGCGCAGGCGGCCGGACTCGACCCGAGGCGCGTTCTCGAATCGATCGGTGCCGGCTCGGCGGCGAGCTGGTCGCTCGCCAACCTCGCGCCGCGCATCCTGGATGGCAACTTCGGTCCGGGCTTCTACGTGAAGCACTTCGTCAAGGACCTGCGAATTGCGCTTGCCTCTGCCGAGGAGTCCGGTATCGACCTTCCTGGATGCGCGCTGGCCAAGCAGCTCTACGAGCACCTCGAGGCCAACGGTGGGCAGAACCTGGGCACGCAGGCGCTGTGGCTGCTCTACTCCGATGCGGCTACTCGCGAGGCAGCCGGCGTCGGCGGTTCGGCCACGACCCTTTCGGCGACCGTTCGGACAGACGCGTGA
- a CDS encoding flavodoxin family protein: protein MKVVAVSGSARKGGNTAQLIEAAFVPLREAGIECELIELAAKDVRGCTACRKCFEAKDRQCHGRKDYLLEVFPKLWEADAIVLGSPTYFGDVSTEMKALIDRAGYVSMANGGLLARKVGAGVVAVRRGGGIHTFDSINHLFFISQMIIPGSTYWNLGYGREKGEVQGDAEALRNMANLGENIAWLLGKLAD from the coding sequence ATGAAGGTCGTCGCAGTCAGCGGTTCCGCGCGCAAGGGCGGCAACACGGCCCAGCTCATCGAGGCTGCCTTCGTGCCGCTTCGCGAGGCGGGCATCGAGTGCGAGCTCATCGAGCTGGCCGCCAAGGACGTCCGCGGCTGCACGGCGTGTCGCAAGTGTTTCGAGGCCAAGGACAGGCAGTGCCACGGCCGCAAGGACTACCTGCTCGAGGTCTTCCCGAAGCTGTGGGAGGCCGACGCGATCGTCTTGGGCAGCCCCACCTACTTTGGCGACGTCAGCACCGAGATGAAGGCGCTTATCGACCGCGCCGGCTACGTCTCGATGGCCAACGGCGGGCTGCTCGCGCGCAAGGTGGGCGCCGGCGTGGTGGCCGTGCGACGTGGCGGCGGCATCCACACGTTCGACTCGATCAACCACCTTTTCTTCATCTCGCAGATGATTATCCCGGGCTCGACCTACTGGAACCTGGGCTACGGTCGCGAGAAGGGCGAGGTCCAAGGGGACGCCGAGGCGCTTCGCAACATGGCCAATCTCGGCGAGAACATCGCGTGGCTGCTCGGCAAGCTCGCCGATTAG